A window of the Lepus europaeus isolate LE1 chromosome 5, mLepTim1.pri, whole genome shotgun sequence genome harbors these coding sequences:
- the RCSD1 gene encoding capZ-interacting protein isoform X1, translating to MEERPAETKASVDSSATPSVAQLAGRFREQAAAVKETPASKPTRRKPPCSLPLFPPRVELGQNGEQKSPPNASHPPKVKVKSSPLIEKLQANLTFDPAALLPGASPKSPGFKAMVSPFHSPPSTPSSPGVRSRGSEAEEVPVSFDQPPEGSHLPCYNKVRTRGSIKRRPPSRRFRRSQSDCGDLGDLRVTDVAQENGTKEENGDEVFPSKSRAPGSLPASEGVAREGVGGSLGPGDRPPLRRTRSGPEKQEEQDNGAVAEAPQCEKAEQNSGAAVPAPPQASSPEAENGQGSPMEAKPAEEETEGKGEKPGAAEPKPGLKDEKPEEAAAGVEVPQGAPGGMEDSDTPKLDKGQEKQEEGAVPEPGCSPGTSHALQETSSQVHSDGPAVPNKEDDSLGQDTKM from the exons GAAAGACCGGCAGAGACCAAGGCCAGTGTGGACAGCTCGGCGACCCCCTCGGTGGCTCAGCTGGCTGGGCGCTTTAGGGAGCAGGCGGCTGCTGTGAAAGAG ACACCAGCCAGTAAACCAACAAGAAGGAAAccgccctgctccctgcccctgtTCCCCCCCAgggtagagctgggccagaatggCGAGCAG AAATCGCCACCCAATGCCAGCCACCCTCCTAAAGTCAAGGTGAAGAGCTCACCTCTGATCGAGAAGCTTCAG GCCAACTTAACCTTTGACCCAGCAGCCCTGCTGCCTGGCGCCTCACCCAAGAGTCCTGGGTTCAAGGCCATGGTGTCGCCATTTCACAGCCCACCTTCCACGCCCAGCAGTCCTGGCGTGCGGTCTCGGGGCAGCGAGGCAGAGGAGGTCCCTGTCAGCTTCGACCAGCCTCCTGAAGGCAGCCATCTGCCCTGTTACAATAAG GTGCGGACGAGGGGCTCCATCAAAAGGCGCCCCCCCTCCAGGCGTTTCCGAAGGTCCCAGTCGGACTGTGGGGACCTTGGAGACCTGCGGGTCACCGATGTGGCTCAAGAGAATGGCACCAAAGAAGAGAATGGAGATGAGGTGTTCCCGTCCAAGAGTAGGGCCCCAGGGTCCCTGCCGGCTAGCGAGGGGGTTgccagagagggagtggggggatccctggggcctggggacaggccCCCTCTGAGGAGGACACGCAGCGGGCCAGAGAAACAGGAGGAGCAGGACAACGGGGCGGTGGCGGAGGCCCCACAGTGCGAGAAGGCGGAGCAGAATTCAGGGGCGGCGGTCCCCGCACCACCCCAAGCCTCCAGCCCAGAGGCCGAGAATGGGCAGGGGAGCCCCATGGAGGCAAAGCCAGCGGAAGAGGAGacggagggaaagggggagaagcCGGGGGCTGCAGAGCCTAAGCCTGGACTGAAGGATGAGAAGCCAGAAGAGGCAGCTGCAGGGGTGGAGGTCCCCCAGGGCGCCCCTGGAGGAATGGAAGACAGTGACACCCCCAAGCTGGACAAGGGCCAGGAGAAGCAAGAGGAAGGGGCAGTCCccgagccaggctgcagccccgggACCAGCCATGCCCTGCAGGAGACCAGCAGCCAGGTCCACAGCGACGGCCCAGCCGTCCCCAACAAAGAG
- the RCSD1 gene encoding capZ-interacting protein isoform X2, whose translation MEERPAETKASVDSSATPSVAQLAGRFREQAAAVKEKSPPNASHPPKVKVKSSPLIEKLQANLTFDPAALLPGASPKSPGFKAMVSPFHSPPSTPSSPGVRSRGSEAEEVPVSFDQPPEGSHLPCYNKVRTRGSIKRRPPSRRFRRSQSDCGDLGDLRVTDVAQENGTKEENGDEVFPSKSRAPGSLPASEGVAREGVGGSLGPGDRPPLRRTRSGPEKQEEQDNGAVAEAPQCEKAEQNSGAAVPAPPQASSPEAENGQGSPMEAKPAEEETEGKGEKPGAAEPKPGLKDEKPEEAAAGVEVPQGAPGGMEDSDTPKLDKGQEKQEEGAVPEPGCSPGTSHALQETSSQVHSDGPAVPNKEDDSLGQDTKM comes from the exons GAAAGACCGGCAGAGACCAAGGCCAGTGTGGACAGCTCGGCGACCCCCTCGGTGGCTCAGCTGGCTGGGCGCTTTAGGGAGCAGGCGGCTGCTGTGAAAGAG AAATCGCCACCCAATGCCAGCCACCCTCCTAAAGTCAAGGTGAAGAGCTCACCTCTGATCGAGAAGCTTCAG GCCAACTTAACCTTTGACCCAGCAGCCCTGCTGCCTGGCGCCTCACCCAAGAGTCCTGGGTTCAAGGCCATGGTGTCGCCATTTCACAGCCCACCTTCCACGCCCAGCAGTCCTGGCGTGCGGTCTCGGGGCAGCGAGGCAGAGGAGGTCCCTGTCAGCTTCGACCAGCCTCCTGAAGGCAGCCATCTGCCCTGTTACAATAAG GTGCGGACGAGGGGCTCCATCAAAAGGCGCCCCCCCTCCAGGCGTTTCCGAAGGTCCCAGTCGGACTGTGGGGACCTTGGAGACCTGCGGGTCACCGATGTGGCTCAAGAGAATGGCACCAAAGAAGAGAATGGAGATGAGGTGTTCCCGTCCAAGAGTAGGGCCCCAGGGTCCCTGCCGGCTAGCGAGGGGGTTgccagagagggagtggggggatccctggggcctggggacaggccCCCTCTGAGGAGGACACGCAGCGGGCCAGAGAAACAGGAGGAGCAGGACAACGGGGCGGTGGCGGAGGCCCCACAGTGCGAGAAGGCGGAGCAGAATTCAGGGGCGGCGGTCCCCGCACCACCCCAAGCCTCCAGCCCAGAGGCCGAGAATGGGCAGGGGAGCCCCATGGAGGCAAAGCCAGCGGAAGAGGAGacggagggaaagggggagaagcCGGGGGCTGCAGAGCCTAAGCCTGGACTGAAGGATGAGAAGCCAGAAGAGGCAGCTGCAGGGGTGGAGGTCCCCCAGGGCGCCCCTGGAGGAATGGAAGACAGTGACACCCCCAAGCTGGACAAGGGCCAGGAGAAGCAAGAGGAAGGGGCAGTCCccgagccaggctgcagccccgggACCAGCCATGCCCTGCAGGAGACCAGCAGCCAGGTCCACAGCGACGGCCCAGCCGTCCCCAACAAAGAG